From Bombina bombina isolate aBomBom1 chromosome 1, aBomBom1.pri, whole genome shotgun sequence:
gatcgaacatacaattttaaccaatttacttctattatcaaatttgtttcattctcttggtatcctttgttgaaggagccacaATGTATTaaggggagctagctgaacacatccagtgagccaatggtaagaggcatatatgtgcaaccaccaattagtacctagctcccagtattgcactgcTGCTCCTTGGATTACCaagtatttcaacaaaggatattaagagaacaaagcaaattacaattataaagtaaattgtaaagttgtttaaaattgtatgctctatcttaatcatgaaagaaacattttaagtttcatgtccctttaaaaatacactGTACAGTAATtatttcccctttaatgtgttccatatTACTTTTTACAGTAGCTGAATAgcattaacagtattgaaattgtTGGTTTACTCATTGAAACATCTATCATAATTCCTACCTAAGTATTGGCATTTTTgtatatagagagataagataagatCTAGTTCTTCCTGCAGGCTTAATCTATTTGAATGGGCATTTTCTTAAGAAAAATAGTTGGTGGCTTCAATGAGCAACACCAGATAATTAAGGCACAAACATAAACCTAAAGGAGTATTTTCCACACATTTAGTCACTGGAAAATAAGTATTGTATCCTTTTAAGACCAGACCTGTTCTGTATGCTCTAAGATCTGTGTAGTAGGCTCTGTTCTCAGAGTAGAATTAacatttaaggtggtatttttaaataaacttacaCAGATTTTCTAGATTGAATTTGATATTTCTTTACCTTCTAATTCACCACCACTGAATTACAACTCTACAGTTTTTTTACAGTGATTTTAAATACTGCAACCTAGTGAGATCATTTCTTTAGACATAAAAACTGGCATTGATTAAAAAGtgttaagctttaaagggacagtcaagtccaaaaaaaactttcatgtttcaaatagggcatgcaattttaaaccttacttttatcaccaattttgctttgttctcttggtattcttagttgaaagctaaacctaggaggttcataggctaatgtcttagaccttgaaggccgcctctaatctaaatgcattttgatagtttttcaccactagagggcattagttcatgtatttcatatagataacattgagctcatgcacgtgaatttaccatggagacaaatctgattggctaaaatgcaagtctgtcaaaagaactgaaataatggggcagtttgcagaggcttagatacaaggtaattacagaggtaaaacgtgtattaatataactgtgttggttatgtaaaactggggaatgggtaattaagggattatctatcttttaaaacaacaattctggtgttgactgtccctttaaacattctggCATCACTCAGCTAATAGACTTTGTCAATGAATACAATACGATGTGTTAATCTTGCTCTTGACTGCTACAAACAACCCACCCCTTTAAATGTTATAGTTATTTGATCTAGACTCTAAAATCcttctaacaaatttattttttttgctaaaaattcTATCTCTGAGCtctaaaggacataaaacccaaaatgtttctgttgcgattcagataaaacatacaattgtaaacatctttccaatctacttctattatcaaatgtgctttcctttcttgttatcctttgttgaaaaagcaggaaggtaagctgaggagtgtgcacttgtctgccttactatatggcagcagttttgcaacaatattatacattagtagtagcacactagatggcagcactacttcctgtcatgtagtgctgcagacatgtgcatgctacctatctagatatctcttcaacaaagaataacacaagaatgaagtaaatttgctaaaataagtaaattggaaacgtttaaaattgtattgataGTAGTCCAGCCCAATGTCAATTTTATACAGCCGTATCATAATttacatatatatctctatctatctatctatctatctatctatctatctatctatctatctatctatctatctatctattcactcAATGTTAAAGACTGAAAAAaggcaaattaataaataaattctatatatatattaacagtgtaTAAGTTCATTTATTATTTCTAACAGACCATAAGACTGTAAAACATTTGGGAAATAAAATATCATTGCATTTATTGTAAATTTACATAGCTACAAACATTTCTTGGGATGTCACAAACTCTtctaaaagtgtaaaaaaaacaaatattgtccAACGTGTTGATATTTCCAACTCCAGAGCGTGCTCGTCACCATTATAGTCATTGTTTTTAATAACTGATGAACACACAACAATGTGACCAGATCAGTAAGTGTTGCAGGGGCCACAGGCGATAAAGCTGCACGTGCAACACATAGTTTATAGGAATAGGCATAAAGCATAAAAAACACAACTTGCAGCTTCTTTCTTTTCGATAACCATTAGAAGTAAATATTTTAAGGGGAAGAGATGTACAAGACAAAGCTGGGTGGCATTCACATGCAGCCAATGCTGATTGTAGGGCAAATGTTATTGTATATTAAAATCCCTGAAAGAACACACGATGCAGCCAGCATTAAATATATCCAAATCTAGTGAACACCGAAGAGGGGGTGGCTGGCTTTGTGGGAATGGGTTTTAAGACCACGTGTCTATATATCCTCTGTCCTGACTCCTTGCACAAGTGCTGGATCTCTACTGTAGGAACTGTGTTTTTACTCCACAATGTCAGAGCAGCAAATGGATTGTGAGCAAGCGCCCCGTGACTGTGCTGATACATGGCCTGTCCGTGGTACTGAAATGGACAGCAGCCACAAGCATTTACCCACTCTGTGATGGAAGCCACGGGGGGCAGCCTTCCAATTTCCTTCTCTCCTGAGAGGTGGGCACTGAGAGAACTGGGGCTCTGGATACTCAAGGCCTTGCCTCTCTTGGCTTCATAAAAAGGAAGAGACGACTCAGCATCCTTGTATATAATATCCAGTGTGGAAGGGCAACCATCACCCAGTAGGCTTGATGAAGGTCTGGGCTCTTCCCAAAATGAGGCAGGTAGTTGCCTTTTTCTCATGGGCACCTGATCTGGTCTGCCAACATCAATACTATTTTCCTGGGTGCACACGTTTCCAGCAAGGTTATTTTCTCTCTCTGCTGCTCCAATGGGTTTCCCATTCAATACTTTATTATGCATGAAACTGTTGTGTTTGTCCATCAGCTCTTTCCTCATATCCATACCTTTGTTtgggtggcatcttggcagcctgGAATATTTTTGAGAAAACCTTTTTAACTGCTTTTGTAAATATTTCCTGTGGTCTACTGATCTCCTGCAAGGTGCAGATTTATCTAAAGCTGCTTTGATATCACACGAGGCCAAGTTCACAAAATTCAGCAGTGTCTTCACTTCACTGTCAGATGACATTTTTTCATAAAATGCCAAATTTCCATGAAAAAATGTTATTCCTTAAAATAACCTCTCAACATGCCTATATAGAGAAACAAAGTATATTTAAGTAAAATGGTAACAGAAGTACAATATTGTAAACATATGCAATGAATTCATAAAAATGTAGAACAATTATGACTAAACAATCCACCCAAAACCATGGTTATATTAAATGGCTATAataataaacctaaaattaactatatactgtacatacttataCATTTCCATCCTTATCATCCAAACTTACCATAGACATGCAGATATTCCAAAACGTTTAATTCACGGAGCGGAGGGCTAATCTTGTTACATAGGTTATACAGTACCAACCTCCAAGCCTTGTTGCCAGTATTTGGAAGCAGTTTAGCCCTTGAGTAACTGAATGAATGTAAACTACTTGTAGTTAGGAGACTTCTTAGACCAATCAGACTCCACTTTGCAAACACAATGCATCCCAATCAGGCATTAGCTTCTCTGTTCCCACATTCTTTTCCATCACAAATTATCACCATGGGAATACCCACAAAAAGACTACTAATAAATACCATCATTTCTCTGCTATTTTGCCCTGTCCCCTTTCTCCCTCGCTCATTCCTTTTTACAATACAACATGAAGTACTTATGATAAGTAAAGATAGGTAGACacccattttttctttaaaattagagAAACTGTCTGGTAGTATGGAAGTGCCCATGCTTGAGTGACACTGGACAATAACAGCATTACAGAACAGCCCAGTCTACTTTTAACTGgtcgtttttttctcttttttttgcctTTTCTCTTTTTTGGATGAAGGGCTGATGTCAGAAAGGTAAGAAAGAAACAAATCTCTAAAGAGATGTGCAGATATCCATGGAAAGGGAGCTTGGGAGCTCAAGAATCTTGTCTTTATGTTTGCCTCCTCAATTGAGCCACACAAAAGCTGAATTACCCATTCAAACCTGGTGGACAAAGGGATTGAGTTGGATAGCACTCTTGCATTTGTAGTCAAACAGTTAGAGACTTAAATCGAGTCGTCATGATGGAGAAAGACTTAGACAAAGCCCATAGAACTGCCATCAGCAAACATTTTCCTGTGTCATATTAGTGGGTCTCCATGACTCCCCAATGCCTTAGGACAATAGCACAAGTTTGCACACTCGACTACTGTCACCCTGCCAACGCTGGCAGTGAGAAGACAGGACAACCCTTTAACCCTGCACATGCTGGTGAGGTCCTGCAACACGCTGTCATCGGCTTCATTAGAATGGCTTGATGCAAAGAAAAAGGTTATTGGAGAGCTAATATCCCATCAGTATGAATAGAAAGGGGATACAATATCATGCGAAATACTAATGATGCTGCTTTACTATAATCAAAAGTGTGTATGGATGCCCCAAAAGATGGTAATAAATACACAGATTTATATATAGCATCCATCATATAATGGAAGAAAGCTATGAGTAAGTGTCTTGCTTTCATTTAAGGGAATCTGTAAaacaaatttcttatgctgaaaaatgCAACGCTACCACTTAAGATAGCATTTATTGGATAAGAAaagacctatctatctatctatctatctatctatctatctatctatctatctatctatctatctatctatctatctatctatctatctgtagatctgtatagataaatagatgcacacactcagacacataaacatagtgtgtgtgtgtacatacacatagatacacacacacagtatatgtatatatatatatatatatatatatatatatacacacatacacacacacatatatatatatatatatatatatatatatatatatatatatatatatatatatatatatatatatatatatatatatatatacacacacacacacacacatatatatatatatatatatatatatatatatatatatacacacacacaaacacacacacatatatatatacacacacacgcacacacacacatatatatatatatatatatatatacacacacacagtatatgtatacacacacacacacacacacacacacacacatatatatatatatatatacacacacacacacagtatatgtatacacacacacacacacacacacacatatatatatatatatatatacacatatatatatatatatatacacacacacacacatatatatatatatatatatatatatacacacacacaaacacacacacatatatatatatattatatatattgcatttagAAATCCCTGTCTTTCAAAGATTATTATTTCTTTCCATGGCACACAAACCCTGCATTGGCTATTAACTATAACGCTCTatattatttatgagaataaaaggAATTAAAAGTATTAAATCTTGTTTATCTTACAATGAAAATGGCTTCCAATGGGAGAATTTACAAGCTAACACACGTGGCTGGatactgtagtaaaaaaaaaaaagactgttgaAGTAAGGGATTACAGTGTCCTCAAGTGTCCTTAAATAATGTGCAGTACATCACAGCTCAACTAATGCTTTAACCCTTTTTAGTTTCttgcaaaaatacaataaaataaaaaggggGAATAAGCTGGATGGTTTTATGTAAAGCAACAAAAACATGttctaaatgtaatatttacaatatagatatcACAGGGCACAGGTGAATTGCAGAGCCATTAACTGTTATTAAAGAGATTACTCCTATGGAAATTatttattgttttctgtttttaaagtgcagtcatttttttaatttaaggtgTAGACAGCAGTGATTCTAGAGGGGTACTGGTGGGTACTAGGCACTCCAATGA
This genomic window contains:
- the FAM181A gene encoding protein FAM181A, with the protein product MSSDSEVKTLLNFVNLASCDIKAALDKSAPCRRSVDHRKYLQKQLKRFSQKYSRLPRCHPNKGMDMRKELMDKHNSFMHNKVLNGKPIGAAERENNLAGNVCTQENSIDVGRPDQVPMRKRQLPASFWEEPRPSSSLLGDGCPSTLDIIYKDAESSLPFYEAKRGKALSIQSPSSLSAHLSGEKEIGRLPPVASITEWVNACGCCPFQYHGQAMYQHSHGALAHNPFAALTLWSKNTVPTVEIQHLCKESGQRIYRHVVLKPIPTKPATPSSVFTRFGYI